In Prescottella soli, a genomic segment contains:
- a CDS encoding LysR family transcriptional regulator encodes MELIDGLRWFIALAETGQVTAASDMLRISQPTLSRRLARLERDLGVELFDRHGRRLELNDRGRVLLEHARRAAAELSAAQREIASFDSPDRGTVRLSFLHSFGTWLIPRVLRAYREQRPRVSFTLYQDAAQALVDRVVDGRDDLAFVSPRPRSTLVRWAPITHQRLALALPAGHRLGDVAALDLAAAANESFIVMHEDYGMRRIFDELCAEAGFAPNVVFESSELATIGGLVSASLGVAVMPWQEPHSWPEGVTLVPLNGAGRDIGVVWARGRALPAAAERFLRFTTDSQEVEPGETAPTEVTDV; translated from the coding sequence GTGGAATTGATCGACGGCCTGCGGTGGTTCATCGCGCTCGCGGAGACCGGGCAGGTCACCGCGGCGTCGGACATGCTGCGCATCTCCCAGCCGACGCTGTCGCGACGCCTGGCCAGACTCGAACGCGACCTGGGCGTCGAACTGTTCGACCGGCACGGCCGGCGCCTCGAACTCAACGACCGCGGTCGCGTACTCCTCGAACATGCACGTCGTGCGGCGGCGGAGCTGTCCGCCGCGCAGCGCGAGATCGCCTCGTTCGACAGCCCCGACCGCGGCACGGTGCGGCTGAGCTTCCTGCACTCGTTCGGGACCTGGCTGATTCCGCGGGTCCTGCGCGCCTACCGCGAGCAGCGGCCCCGAGTGTCGTTCACGCTGTACCAGGACGCCGCGCAGGCCCTCGTCGATCGCGTCGTCGACGGCCGCGACGACCTCGCGTTCGTCTCCCCGCGACCCCGCAGCACGCTGGTGCGGTGGGCGCCGATCACGCACCAGCGGCTCGCGCTGGCCCTGCCGGCCGGACATCGCCTCGGCGACGTGGCGGCGCTCGATCTCGCCGCGGCCGCGAACGAGTCGTTCATCGTCATGCACGAGGACTACGGGATGCGCCGGATCTTCGACGAACTGTGCGCCGAGGCGGGCTTCGCGCCCAACGTCGTCTTCGAGTCCAGCGAACTGGCCACGATCGGCGGCCTGGTGTCCGCGTCGCTGGGCGTCGCGGTGATGCCGTGGCAGGAACCGCACAGCTGGCCCGAGGGCGTCACGCTCGTCCCGCTGAACGGCGCCGGGCGCGACATCGGTGTGGTCTGGGCGCGAGGCCGGGCGTTGCCGGCCGCCGCGGAGCGCTTCCTGAGATTCACAACCGATTCACAGGAAGTCGAACCTGGAGAAACAGCTCCGACTGAGGTCACCGACGTGTAA
- a CDS encoding acyl-ACP desaturase: MSRDLTQLELLQELQPVAEENVNRHLSMAKDWHPHDYVPWDEGRNFAAMGGEDWDPEQSQLGEVAKAAMITNLLTEDNLPSYHREIAENFSRDGAWGTWVGRWTAEENRHGIVMRDYLVVTRGVDPVELENARMIHMTNGYSSPAGDSVGLLHSVSYVTFQELATRVSHRNTGKACQDPIADRMLQRIAADENLHMIFYRNICGAAMDIAPDQTLKAVTDIIKNFEMPGAGMPNFRRNGVLMAKHGIYDLRQHLEEVVQPVLRKWNVFDRTDFTARGEDTREELAAFLENLEQQATKFEEMRDRALAREAARAEKAS, translated from the coding sequence ATGTCGAGGGATCTCACTCAGCTCGAGCTGCTGCAGGAGTTGCAGCCTGTTGCGGAAGAGAACGTGAATCGGCATCTCTCCATGGCCAAGGATTGGCATCCGCACGATTACGTCCCGTGGGACGAGGGTCGCAACTTCGCCGCGATGGGCGGCGAGGACTGGGATCCCGAGCAGTCCCAGCTCGGCGAGGTCGCGAAGGCCGCGATGATCACCAACCTCCTCACGGAGGACAACCTGCCGTCGTACCACCGCGAGATCGCCGAGAACTTCTCCCGTGACGGCGCGTGGGGCACCTGGGTGGGCCGCTGGACGGCCGAGGAGAACCGCCACGGCATCGTGATGCGCGACTACCTCGTCGTCACCCGCGGCGTCGACCCGGTCGAGCTCGAGAATGCCCGCATGATCCACATGACGAACGGCTACAGCTCGCCGGCCGGCGACAGCGTCGGACTGCTGCACTCCGTGTCGTACGTGACGTTCCAGGAACTCGCGACCCGCGTCTCGCACCGCAACACCGGCAAGGCGTGCCAGGACCCGATCGCCGACCGGATGCTGCAGCGCATCGCGGCCGACGAGAACCTGCACATGATCTTCTACCGGAACATCTGCGGCGCCGCGATGGACATCGCACCCGACCAGACGCTCAAGGCCGTGACCGACATCATCAAGAACTTCGAGATGCCCGGCGCCGGCATGCCGAACTTCCGACGCAACGGCGTCCTGATGGCCAAGCACGGCATCTACGACCTGCGCCAGCATCTCGAGGAGGTCGTGCAGCCGGTGCTCCGCAAGTGGAATGTGTTCGACCGCACGGACTTCACGGCCCGCGGCGAGGACACCCGCGAGGAGCTCGCGGCGTTCCTCGAGAACCTCGAGCAGCAGGCCACCAAGTTCGAGGAGATGCGCGACCGCGCCCTCGCGCGCGAGGCCGCGCGCGCCGAGAAGGCCTCCTGA
- the dusB gene encoding tRNA dihydrouridine synthase DusB: protein MSPLRIGSLELGSPVVLAPMAGITNVAFRTLCRELELERAGSTAGLYVCEMVTARALVERHPVTMHMTTFGPTETPRSLQLYTVDPEVTYAAAKMIVDEDLADHIDMNFGCPVPKVTRKGGGSALPYKRRLFGQIVAAAVKATEGTNIPVTVKMRIGIDADHHTHLDAGRIAAAEGAAAVALHGRTASQRYSGTADWSEIARLKEHVTDIPVLGNGDIFAAEDAEKMMSETGCDGVVVGRGCLGRPWLFAELSAALNGTEMPVPPNLGEVAAIMMRHGRLLADHHGEDKGMREMRKHIAWYMRGFPAGSELRNGMARVSSLAELEGFLGQLDPTVPFPKDAEGPRGRQGSPGTVALPDGWLDDPEDTLVPAGADIMHSGG from the coding sequence ATGTCACCCCTTCGCATCGGTTCGCTCGAGCTGGGCAGCCCCGTCGTGCTGGCCCCCATGGCAGGCATCACGAACGTCGCCTTCCGCACGCTCTGCCGCGAACTCGAACTCGAGCGTGCCGGCAGCACCGCGGGCCTGTACGTGTGCGAGATGGTGACGGCCCGCGCGCTGGTCGAGCGGCATCCGGTGACGATGCACATGACCACCTTCGGGCCAACCGAGACGCCGCGCTCGCTGCAGCTGTACACCGTCGACCCCGAGGTCACGTACGCCGCGGCGAAGATGATCGTCGACGAGGACCTCGCCGACCACATCGACATGAACTTCGGCTGCCCGGTCCCCAAGGTCACCCGCAAGGGCGGCGGATCGGCGCTGCCGTACAAGCGCCGCCTGTTCGGGCAGATCGTCGCCGCCGCGGTGAAGGCGACCGAGGGCACGAACATCCCGGTCACCGTGAAGATGCGCATCGGCATCGACGCCGACCACCACACCCACCTCGACGCCGGACGCATCGCCGCCGCCGAGGGCGCCGCTGCCGTAGCGCTGCACGGTCGCACGGCCTCCCAGCGCTACTCGGGCACGGCCGACTGGTCCGAGATCGCGCGCCTCAAGGAGCACGTCACCGACATCCCGGTGCTCGGCAACGGCGACATCTTCGCCGCCGAGGACGCCGAGAAGATGATGTCCGAGACCGGCTGCGACGGCGTCGTCGTCGGACGCGGCTGCCTGGGCCGGCCGTGGCTGTTCGCCGAACTCAGCGCCGCCCTCAACGGCACCGAGATGCCGGTCCCGCCGAACCTCGGCGAGGTCGCCGCGATCATGATGCGGCACGGACGCCTGCTCGCCGACCACCACGGCGAGGACAAGGGCATGCGGGAGATGCGCAAGCACATCGCGTGGTACATGCGCGGCTTCCCGGCGGGTTCCGAACTGCGCAACGGCATGGCCCGGGTGTCGTCGCTCGCCGAACTCGAGGGCTTCCTCGGCCAGCTCGACCCGACGGTGCCGTTCCCCAAGGACGCGGAGGGCCCGCGCGGTCGCCAGGGCTCGCCCGGCACCGTCGCGTTGCCGGACGGCTGGCTCGACGACCCCGAGGACACTCTCGTCCCGGCGGGCGCCGACATCATGCATTCCGGCGGATAG
- a CDS encoding DUF5996 family protein: MAASPADSDAWPALRVADWEPTRDTLHMWSQVVGKVRLAHAPLVNHWWQVPFYVSARGLTTSAIPYRTRVFDIEFDFSGHQLVIRDSNGAHREFPLEPMPVADFYERVMKSLDELGIETLVQPTPNEVPTAIPFAEDTVHASYDPSAANLFWKQLVQADRGLHEFRSRFLGKVSPVHFFWGSFDLACTRFSGRPAPEHPGGAPHCGRWVMVEGYSHELSSCGFWPGGGEEGAFYAYAYPEPDGFSTHPVEPEQAFYSAEFKQFLLPYEAVRTAADPDATLQRFLQSTYEAEADNANWDRGALECDPQRWHAAR, encoded by the coding sequence GTGGCCGCTTCACCAGCAGATTCGGACGCCTGGCCCGCACTGCGGGTTGCCGATTGGGAACCCACCCGCGACACGCTGCACATGTGGTCGCAGGTCGTCGGGAAGGTGCGGTTGGCCCACGCGCCGCTGGTCAACCACTGGTGGCAGGTGCCGTTCTATGTGAGCGCGCGCGGGCTGACAACGTCGGCGATCCCGTATCGCACCCGCGTCTTCGACATCGAGTTCGACTTCTCCGGCCACCAACTGGTGATCCGCGACAGCAACGGCGCCCATCGTGAGTTCCCGCTCGAGCCGATGCCGGTCGCCGACTTCTACGAGCGGGTCATGAAGTCGCTCGACGAACTGGGCATCGAGACGCTTGTTCAGCCGACGCCGAACGAGGTGCCCACCGCGATCCCGTTCGCCGAAGACACCGTGCACGCGTCGTACGACCCGTCCGCCGCGAACCTGTTCTGGAAGCAACTCGTCCAGGCCGACCGTGGCCTGCACGAGTTCCGGTCCCGATTCCTCGGCAAGGTCAGCCCCGTCCACTTCTTCTGGGGGTCGTTCGACCTGGCCTGCACCCGTTTCTCGGGACGGCCGGCCCCCGAGCACCCGGGCGGCGCCCCCCACTGCGGCCGCTGGGTGATGGTCGAGGGCTACTCGCACGAGCTGTCGAGCTGCGGGTTCTGGCCCGGCGGCGGGGAGGAGGGCGCGTTCTACGCGTACGCCTATCCCGAGCCGGACGGCTTCTCCACCCACCCGGTCGAGCCCGAGCAGGCGTTCTACAGCGCCGAGTTCAAGCAGTTCCTGCTCCCCTACGAGGCGGTCCGTACCGCGGCCGATCCCGACGCGACCCTGCAGCGATTCCTGCAGTCCACCTACGAGGCCGAGGCCGACAACGCGAACTGGGACCGTGGCGCGCTGGAATGCGATCCACAGCGGTGGCACGCCGCACGGTGA
- a CDS encoding LCP family protein: protein MGDEHNPSHAAPEGRAPWERPLADRRYREEQARRGRHESEHEPLDTSERLSVAELMQKMGRPVPPAVGRGGRSDEPEFDEFDEFESFHAPPTGPDDATEIIPVVTDDRFDDDYDSEPDTPNWVEEAATTASPQAVGTPGQTRLAASKDRKRRKLLAFGRSAVAFVAVMAMVVTGGLWGYLRTTEGRFAQIAALDTDSSDIIDPGGQTGDETYLIVGTDTRAGASGAVGAGTVDDAEGARSDTVMLVHIPADRSRVVAVSFPRDLDVERPECQGWDNQTGTYTDETYPAAEGDKLNATYALGGPKCLVKVIQKMSGLKIRHFVGMDFAGFESMVNGVGGVEVCVPQPLVDGELGTILPTAGTQTLDGKKALDYVRARHVEAEGNGDYGRIKRQQLFLSALLREAMSSKVLFDPGKLNSFINAFTKSTFVENIDTKSLITLGQSLRNVDAGAVTFITVPTAGTNDWGNEIPRLDDIKDIFRAIIDDEPLPGEKRTDDKKDTSTTAPPPAPSQLAVSPESVSVQMSNGSGVSGLAATTADRLAAYGFQIYSVGNYSGTSSQTVVRFSPGLEAEAATVASSIPGAVLEQASGLGNIVEVVLGSAFDRTLTAPAAAGSSLDVSSARIGAPEEVELPADLAVTNATDNPCAKP from the coding sequence GTGGGTGACGAGCACAATCCCAGTCACGCCGCGCCGGAAGGCCGAGCCCCCTGGGAGCGTCCGCTAGCCGACCGTCGTTATCGCGAGGAGCAGGCCCGACGGGGCCGCCACGAATCCGAACACGAACCCCTCGACACCAGCGAACGCCTGTCCGTCGCCGAATTGATGCAGAAGATGGGTCGGCCGGTGCCACCCGCCGTCGGCCGGGGCGGCCGCTCGGACGAGCCCGAGTTCGACGAGTTCGACGAGTTCGAGTCGTTCCACGCGCCCCCGACCGGCCCGGACGACGCCACCGAGATCATTCCGGTCGTCACCGACGACCGTTTCGACGACGACTACGACTCCGAACCCGACACCCCGAACTGGGTGGAAGAGGCGGCGACCACCGCGTCACCGCAGGCTGTCGGCACCCCCGGCCAGACCCGACTGGCCGCGAGCAAGGACCGCAAGCGCCGCAAGCTGCTGGCGTTCGGGCGGTCGGCGGTCGCGTTCGTCGCGGTGATGGCGATGGTCGTGACCGGCGGCCTGTGGGGCTACCTGCGTACGACCGAGGGCCGCTTCGCGCAGATCGCCGCGCTCGACACCGACTCCAGCGACATCATCGATCCCGGCGGCCAGACCGGTGACGAGACGTATCTGATCGTGGGCACCGACACGCGTGCAGGTGCGTCCGGCGCGGTCGGGGCGGGCACCGTCGATGACGCCGAGGGCGCCCGTTCGGACACCGTCATGCTGGTGCACATCCCGGCCGACCGCAGCCGCGTCGTCGCGGTCTCCTTCCCGCGCGACCTCGATGTGGAGCGCCCCGAGTGCCAGGGCTGGGACAACCAGACCGGCACCTACACCGACGAGACGTATCCGGCGGCCGAGGGCGACAAGCTCAACGCCACCTATGCGCTGGGCGGACCGAAGTGTCTGGTGAAGGTCATCCAGAAGATGTCGGGCCTGAAGATCCGCCACTTCGTCGGCATGGACTTCGCCGGCTTCGAGAGCATGGTCAACGGCGTGGGTGGCGTCGAAGTGTGCGTCCCGCAGCCCCTGGTCGACGGCGAACTCGGCACGATCCTGCCGACCGCCGGCACCCAGACCCTCGACGGCAAGAAGGCACTCGACTACGTGCGCGCCCGCCACGTGGAGGCGGAGGGCAACGGCGACTACGGCCGGATCAAACGGCAGCAGTTGTTCCTGTCGGCGCTGCTGCGCGAGGCGATGTCGAGCAAGGTGCTGTTCGATCCGGGCAAGCTCAACAGCTTCATCAACGCGTTCACCAAGTCCACGTTCGTCGAGAACATCGACACCAAGTCGCTGATCACCCTCGGTCAGTCGCTTCGCAACGTCGACGCCGGCGCCGTCACGTTCATCACCGTCCCCACCGCCGGCACCAACGACTGGGGCAACGAGATCCCCCGCCTCGACGACATCAAGGACATCTTCCGGGCGATCATCGACGACGAGCCCCTGCCGGGCGAGAAGCGGACCGACGACAAGAAGGACACGTCGACGACGGCCCCGCCCCCGGCACCGAGCCAGCTCGCGGTGAGCCCGGAGTCGGTGAGCGTGCAGATGTCCAACGGCTCGGGCGTCTCCGGGCTGGCCGCCACCACGGCCGACCGATTGGCCGCGTACGGGTTCCAGATCTACAGCGTCGGCAACTACAGCGGCACCAGCAGCCAGACCGTCGTACGGTTCTCCCCCGGCCTCGAGGCAGAGGCCGCGACCGTGGCGTCGTCGATTCCCGGGGCGGTGCTCGAGCAGGCCTCGGGGCTCGGCAACATCGTCGAGGTGGTCCTCGGCAGCGCATTCGACCGCACTCTGACGGCCCCCGCCGCGGCCGGTTCGTCGCTCGACGTCAGCTCCGCTCGGATCGGTGCGCCCGAGGAGGTCGAGCTGCCCGCGGACCTCGCGGTGACGAACGCGACCGACAATCCCTGCGCGAAGCCCTGA
- the phoU gene encoding phosphate signaling complex protein PhoU: MRVAYNEQMTELADLLGEMAGLAGAAMEKATQSLLHADLELAEQVIGEHEKITELSVVAEERAFALLALQAPVAGDLRSVVSGIQIVSDIDRMGALALHVAKITRRRHPNHVLPEEVNGYFAEMGRIAVSLGAGAKEVLETRDPERAAKLREEDDAMDDLHRHLFSVLMDREWQHGVAAAVDVTLLGRFYERFADHTVEVARRVIFLVTGKMPEDPRNDADDLTSYPEL; the protein is encoded by the coding sequence ATGCGCGTCGCTTACAACGAACAGATGACCGAGCTTGCGGATCTCCTCGGCGAGATGGCGGGCTTGGCCGGGGCGGCCATGGAGAAGGCCACCCAGTCCCTCCTGCATGCCGATCTCGAGCTGGCCGAGCAGGTGATCGGGGAGCACGAGAAGATCACCGAGCTCAGCGTCGTGGCGGAGGAGCGGGCGTTCGCGTTGCTCGCGCTGCAGGCCCCGGTCGCGGGCGACCTGCGCTCCGTCGTCAGCGGCATCCAGATCGTCTCCGACATCGACCGCATGGGTGCGCTCGCGCTGCACGTCGCCAAGATCACCCGCCGCCGTCACCCGAACCATGTCCTCCCCGAGGAGGTCAACGGCTACTTCGCCGAGATGGGCCGCATCGCCGTCTCGCTGGGCGCGGGCGCCAAGGAGGTCCTCGAGACCCGCGACCCCGAGCGCGCCGCCAAGCTCCGCGAAGAAGACGACGCGATGGACGACCTGCACCGGCACCTGTTCAGCGTCCTCATGGACCGGGAGTGGCAGCACGGTGTGGCCGCGGCCGTCGACGTGACCCTGCTGGGCCGCTTCTACGAGCGATTCGCCGACCACACCGTCGAGGTCGCGCGCCGGGTCATCTTCCTCGTCACCGGCAAGATGCCCGAGGACCCGCGCAACGACGCCGACGACCTGACGTCCTACCCCGAGCTGTAG
- a CDS encoding ABC transporter ATP-binding protein has translation MTTTAQTATENRTAVLEYEGVSAGYGEVAVCRDLNLTVRAGEVVALIGANGAGKSTTMLTAAGELTPIAGSVRVLDQPKRMSLAQLSKRGLSYVTEERSVIMGLTAAENLRLAGVSADDACAIFPELRALLRRQAGLLSGGEQQMLTLARALARKPKLLLADELSLGLAPQIVARLLAVVRDAATTDGVGVLLVEQHVRQVLEVADRVYVMRRGRVILEGPASEIAADLDAVQRAYLSGEEA, from the coding sequence GTGACGACGACCGCACAGACGGCGACCGAGAACCGGACGGCAGTCCTCGAATACGAAGGCGTGAGCGCCGGATACGGCGAGGTCGCGGTGTGCCGGGACCTGAACCTGACGGTGCGCGCGGGCGAGGTGGTGGCACTGATCGGCGCCAACGGTGCCGGGAAGTCCACGACGATGCTCACCGCGGCGGGTGAGCTGACCCCGATTGCGGGGAGTGTCCGCGTCCTCGATCAGCCGAAGCGGATGTCGTTGGCGCAGTTGTCGAAACGCGGTCTGAGCTACGTCACCGAGGAGCGTTCGGTGATCATGGGGCTCACGGCCGCGGAGAATCTGCGTCTGGCGGGGGTTTCCGCGGACGACGCGTGCGCAATCTTCCCGGAACTGCGGGCCCTGCTGCGCCGGCAGGCAGGTCTGCTCTCGGGTGGGGAGCAGCAGATGCTCACGCTGGCCCGTGCGTTGGCCCGGAAACCGAAACTGCTCCTGGCCGACGAGTTGTCGCTGGGTCTGGCGCCACAGATCGTCGCCCGGCTGCTCGCGGTCGTGCGGGACGCCGCGACCACCGACGGTGTCGGAGTGTTGTTGGTCGAGCAGCACGTTCGTCAGGTGCTCGAGGTGGCCGACCGGGTCTACGTCATGCGGCGTGGGCGCGTCATCCTCGAAGGTCCCGCGTCCGAGATCGCGGCCGACCTGGACGCCGTGCAGCGCGCGTACCTGTCCGGCGAGGAAGCCTGA
- a CDS encoding ABC transporter permease subunit, whose translation MTELLQFAILGLGAGSAYALLAQGVVLVYRGSGVVNFAQGAIAMVAAYVCLETLQHKQHWSLWPAFVVAVLVAAAIGFLFQQLVLRWLATAAPIVRLAATLGLLVILQAGVQQYYGSKSIRVRAFLPNSAYHWGDIVVQQDRLILLGIAVATTVALWVATRFTRVGLAITATAENERATAALGWSPQRLASLTWTVGGGLAGAAGVLVAPLTGLTPNAFVVIVTVSSLAAALLGGFRSFPLTLLGGLVLGVGESVVALYQDDIRDLLGMETLTGVNRAVPFLVILVVLVVRGKGLPLRSHVADRLPRLGTGRIDWPLVVVAVVVVSVVVMVSSGDWLRSLTSTLAAAVFLLSIVVLTGFAGQLSLAQYTVGGLGALVSARLIGQAGWPLIPAALVSIVGVTLVGVLFALPALRTRGVNLAVVTLGLGFTVQEMVFNNPTFTGDKVQGAVRIDEVSLLGFDVSATSHPERWALVCLVVLVVSALMVANLRRSRTGRRLIAVRTNERAAASLGISVFAVKLYAFAIAAGLAAVAGILLGLRNIAVTYFEFNVFSSINAVVQAVTGGLGFVIGAVVGALLAPGALLSRLVESGAATGVISTLIGGVVLIVILLTNQNGLADMLSRLRGALGRRLRPNRPHRHRRVHELSEVRDFDLEPVPALALSVRDLTVRFGGVTAVDGVSLDVEPGQVVGLIGPNGAGKTTVIDAVTGFVTPASGQVLLGDDDVVGWSAARRSRAGLRRSFQSLELFEDITVAENIHAGADDAGWRTWVTDLIRPGRHPFSPTASAAVTDFELAADLDAFPSELSYGRRRLVGIARTVASGPSVVLLDEPAAGLDEAESRELADGIRMLADRRRAAVLLIEHDMDLVMSACDRVVVLEAGRVIADGTPQEVAADERVRAAYLGTHADSARTEATT comes from the coding sequence ATGACGGAACTACTACAGTTCGCCATCCTCGGTCTCGGCGCCGGATCGGCGTACGCGCTGCTCGCGCAGGGCGTCGTCCTCGTCTACCGAGGATCGGGCGTGGTCAACTTCGCACAGGGTGCGATCGCGATGGTCGCGGCCTACGTCTGCCTGGAAACCCTCCAGCACAAGCAGCATTGGTCGCTGTGGCCGGCGTTCGTGGTGGCGGTTCTGGTGGCCGCGGCGATCGGATTCTTGTTCCAGCAGCTCGTGTTGCGCTGGCTGGCGACGGCAGCGCCGATCGTCCGGCTCGCGGCCACGCTCGGTCTGCTGGTGATCCTGCAGGCCGGAGTCCAGCAGTACTACGGATCGAAATCGATTCGGGTGCGCGCCTTCCTGCCGAACAGCGCCTACCACTGGGGTGACATCGTGGTGCAGCAGGACCGGCTGATCCTGCTCGGCATCGCGGTGGCGACGACGGTGGCGCTGTGGGTGGCCACCCGGTTCACGCGGGTCGGCCTGGCGATCACCGCCACTGCCGAGAACGAACGCGCCACAGCGGCACTGGGCTGGTCGCCGCAGCGACTGGCGTCGCTGACGTGGACGGTCGGTGGCGGCCTCGCGGGCGCCGCGGGCGTGCTCGTCGCGCCGCTCACGGGCCTCACGCCCAACGCGTTCGTCGTCATCGTCACCGTCTCGTCGCTCGCGGCGGCGCTGCTCGGCGGCTTCCGCTCCTTCCCGCTCACCCTGCTCGGTGGACTTGTCCTGGGCGTGGGGGAGAGCGTGGTGGCGCTCTACCAGGACGACATCCGAGACCTGCTGGGGATGGAGACGCTCACCGGTGTCAACCGAGCGGTGCCCTTCCTGGTGATCCTGGTGGTGCTCGTCGTGCGCGGCAAGGGCTTGCCGCTGCGGAGCCACGTCGCCGACCGGCTTCCGCGGCTGGGCACCGGCCGCATCGACTGGCCGCTGGTGGTTGTCGCGGTGGTCGTGGTGAGCGTCGTCGTCATGGTCTCGAGCGGAGACTGGTTGCGGTCCCTGACATCGACGCTCGCGGCGGCCGTTTTCCTGCTCTCGATCGTGGTCCTGACCGGATTCGCGGGTCAGCTGTCGTTGGCGCAGTACACCGTCGGCGGACTCGGCGCGCTGGTCTCCGCCCGACTCATCGGGCAGGCCGGCTGGCCGTTGATCCCCGCCGCGCTCGTGAGCATCGTCGGCGTGACCCTGGTGGGTGTGCTGTTCGCGCTACCCGCGCTGCGCACCCGGGGCGTGAACCTGGCGGTCGTCACACTCGGTCTCGGATTCACCGTGCAGGAGATGGTGTTCAACAACCCCACCTTCACCGGCGACAAGGTGCAGGGCGCGGTGCGGATCGACGAGGTGAGCCTGCTCGGTTTCGATGTCTCGGCCACCAGCCACCCCGAACGCTGGGCCCTGGTGTGCCTCGTGGTGCTCGTCGTCTCCGCGTTGATGGTGGCCAACCTACGGCGGTCGCGTACCGGCCGGCGCCTGATCGCGGTGCGGACCAACGAGCGGGCGGCCGCATCGCTGGGCATCAGCGTGTTCGCGGTCAAGCTGTACGCCTTCGCTATCGCCGCCGGACTCGCGGCGGTTGCGGGAATCCTGTTGGGCCTGCGCAATATTGCGGTCACCTACTTCGAGTTCAACGTCTTCTCTTCGATCAACGCCGTCGTCCAGGCCGTCACGGGCGGTCTGGGATTCGTCATCGGCGCGGTGGTCGGTGCCCTGCTGGCACCCGGCGCACTGCTCAGCCGACTCGTGGAGAGCGGTGCGGCGACCGGGGTGATCTCGACGCTGATCGGCGGCGTCGTGCTGATCGTGATCCTGCTGACGAACCAGAACGGCCTCGCGGACATGCTGTCCCGGCTCCGTGGCGCGCTGGGGCGTCGCCTACGTCCGAACCGGCCGCACCGTCACCGCCGCGTGCACGAACTGTCCGAGGTCCGGGACTTCGACCTCGAACCGGTGCCCGCGCTCGCGCTGTCGGTGCGCGACCTGACCGTGCGGTTCGGCGGCGTGACGGCGGTGGACGGCGTGAGCCTGGACGTGGAACCCGGTCAGGTGGTGGGGCTCATCGGCCCCAACGGCGCCGGTAAGACAACCGTGATCGACGCCGTGACCGGGTTCGTCACCCCGGCGAGTGGTCAGGTGCTGCTGGGCGACGACGACGTCGTCGGATGGAGTGCAGCGCGACGGTCTCGGGCGGGCCTGCGGCGGTCGTTCCAGTCGCTCGAACTGTTCGAGGACATCACGGTCGCCGAGAACATCCACGCCGGCGCCGACGACGCGGGTTGGCGGACGTGGGTGACCGACCTGATCCGTCCGGGACGGCACCCGTTCTCGCCGACGGCGTCCGCCGCGGTGACCGACTTCGAGCTCGCCGCGGACCTCGATGCGTTCCCGAGCGAACTGTCCTACGGCAGAAGACGACTCGTCGGAATCGCCAGGACCGTCGCGTCGGGACCGTCGGTGGTGTTGCTGGACGAGCCCGCCGCGGGGCTGGACGAGGCGGAGAGTCGCGAGCTGGCGGACGGGATCCGGATGCTCGCGGACCGGCGTCGCGCGGCGGTCCTGCTGATCGAGCACGACATGGATCTGGTGATGTCCGCGTGCGATCGGGTCGTGGTCCTCGAGGCCGGCCGGGTCATCGCGGACGGGACGCCGCAGGAGGTGGCCGCCGACGAGCGCGTGCGCGCGGCCTATCTGGGAACGCACGCCGACAGTGCGAGGACGGAGGCGACGACGTGA